One part of the Gossypium raimondii isolate GPD5lz chromosome 1, ASM2569854v1, whole genome shotgun sequence genome encodes these proteins:
- the LOC105775896 gene encoding glycolate oxidase 1, whose amino-acid sequence MEITNVSEYQEIAKQKLPKMAYDYYASGAEDQWTLHENRFAFTKILFRPRILIDVSKIDMTTTVLGFKISMPIMIAPTAFQKMAHPEGEYATARAASAAGTIMTLSSWATSSVEEVASTGPGIRFFQLYVYKDRNVVAQLVRRAERAGFKAIALTVDTPKLGRREADIKNRFTLPPFLTLKNFEGLDLGKMDQADDSGLASYVAGQIDRSLSWKDVKWLQTITTLPILVKGVLTAEDTRIAVEAGAAGIIVSNHGARQLDYVPATIMALEEVVKAAQGRVPVFLDGGVRRGTDVFKALALGASGIFIGRPVVFSLAAEGEAGVRKVLSMLRDEFELTMALSGCRSLKEITRDHIVTEWDSPHPRPAPRL is encoded by the exons ATGGAGATAACAAATGTGAGCGAGTATCAAGAAATTGCAAAGCAAAAGTTGCCAAAGATGGCGTATGACTACTATGCATCTGGTGCTGAGGACCAATGGACATTGCATGAGAATAGATTTGCTTTCACTAAGATACT GTTTCGTCCTCGTATTCTCATCGATGTAAGCAAGATAGACATGACCACGACTGTGTTGGGTTTCAAGATATCAATGCCTATCATGATTGCCCCAACTGCCTTCCAAAAAATGGCTCATCCTGAAG GGGAGTATGCAACAGCTAGGGCTGCATCTGCTGCTGGAACTATCATG ACATTATCCTCATGGGCAACTTCTAGTGTTGAGGAGGTTGCTTCGACAGGACCCGGCATTCGGTTTTTCCAACTCTAT GTATACAAGGACAGGAATGTAGTTGCACAGCTCGTTAGAAGAGCCGAGAGGGCTGGTTTCAAGGCAATTGCCCTTACAGTTGATACTCCGAAACTCGGTCGCAGAGAAGCTGATATCAAGAACAG GTTCACTTTACCCCCATTTTTGACATTGAAGAACTTTGAAGGTTTGGACCTTGGCAAGATGGATCAA GCTGATGACTCGGGTCTTGCTTCGTATGTTGCCGGACAAATCGATCGTTCCCTTAGCTGGAAG GATGTGAAATGGCTTCAAACAATCACCACATTGCCAATTCTTGTGAAGGGTGTACTCACGGCTGAAGATA CAAGGATAGCGGTAGAGGCTGGAGCAGCTGGTATCATCGTCTCCAACCACGGAGCTCGCCAACTAGATTATGTTCCTGCCACTATCATGGCCCTGGAAGAG GTTGTCAAAGCTGCTCAAGGTCGGGTTCCTGTCTTCTTGGACGGTGGTGTTCGGCGTGGAACCGATGTTTTTAAAGCTTTGGCATTGGGAGCCTCTGGTATATTT ATTGGGCGGCCAGTGGTGTTCTCATTGGCTGCTGAAGGAGAAGCTGGCGTGAGGAAAGTGCTTTCAATGCTGCGTGACGAGTTCGAGCTAACCATGGCATTGAGCGGTTGTCGTTCGCTCAAAGAAATCACTCGTGACCACATCGTGACAGAATGGGACAGTCCTCATCCTCGTCCGGCCCCGAGACTGTAG